Proteins encoded in a region of the bacterium genome:
- a CDS encoding response regulator, protein MNFILLLLFILFLPIHLFSQSYSPLPFIRNYSANEYKASPYNFCITQSLDGRMYFANTHGVLEYDGAHWQVFPNANVSPIHSLAWDSSGRLLAGGESEFGYYSSESGSLHYTSLTALVDSVDRDFLEVWDVVVIGHDAYFQASGKILKWSGQTIKTIPALSRLFNIFQIHGQLWSSQAGRGLVRLDGDSLKLLPGGEAFANLRISNGLAIDSDRVLLTTREGIFVYQNGQVTRFKTSNDDLMRRANTYRLTLLTGGQIAVMTIREGVIIMNSSGVITDIYNSASGLSNQTTVFGYEDRQRGLWVCNQSGLTRIETGSPFKMYSTASGFKHYTYTIAGGGNDLYVSTEAPVYILRNGAMTQFPAIKTRAIGIISRGSSTLIATADGIYEISNGSERLIFNESTKTLYNSPTDPNVLYATLSEGNLVRLTKTGSTWQSERIAEFVADARLSMLEDGEYLWIGTSGNGYFRIHIPSRRLEHFTEKNGLLRSGNNQVTAFEGRPAFATDLGLLRFDSTAQMFYEDSVYAQLGFRDSSQVFRAEEIGDKLWMFVSDTLGYAQKDNNGRWRWYPNLFYRIQSMGAVFNFYSDRDSIMWITSEGGLIRIDLKRINLSVPSYSTLISGIVIDNERYNFHEHSSNLIPYGFGNMRFLFTAPVYDDESQNRFQFYMEGFDDTWSDWMYENQKDYTRLSEGQYTFHVRSKNIYDNIGNEAVVAFQVLPPWYRTAWMYSVYILIIGGFVYAAAQWRSRQLLEDKRRLEKIIDERTEKIREQAQRLEELDQTKSRFFANISHEFRTPLTLIIGPLEDFLNQTDEHSGAYRVMLKHARRLLRLINQILDIAKLENRSMRLTVAPVDIHFVKAIVQSFASLADRKNLTLEFTEKINGSIYPVDQDKFEKIIYNLVSNAIKFTPAGGRVEIALSEWPPDREFPSGSLGFEVSDTGIGIPSDRVDKIFDRFYQVDATISRDQEGTGIGLALTKELVELHHGKISVQNKQSIGTRFIVQLPKNLSDYQPNEITETPTSGTQPGELEHSVLETSANRIETVPSANSELILIVEDNPDVQHYIGEHLSSYRILYAKDGNEGLEIAGREIPDLIVSDVMMPRKDGYAFLRDLRADQRTNHIPVILLTARADRDHKLEGLEIGADEYMVKPFDSKELSVRVRNLIELRRQLREKFSKNFFDPVGSKDIQSADERFIQKICEAIDHEMTNPDFGVEDLGKIIGLSRFQLSRKLTAITGQSPTEFIRSMRLKRAYHLLKNKTGNVTEVAYDVGFNNLSYFAKCFKDQFGTNPSDI, encoded by the coding sequence ATGAACTTTATCCTGCTACTCCTTTTCATTTTGTTTCTTCCCATTCATCTTTTTAGTCAATCGTATTCCCCACTTCCTTTCATCCGCAACTATTCCGCCAACGAATATAAAGCATCGCCATACAATTTCTGCATTACGCAATCGTTGGATGGGCGTATGTATTTTGCCAACACGCATGGAGTGTTGGAATATGACGGAGCGCATTGGCAGGTCTTTCCCAATGCTAATGTTTCACCTATTCATTCGCTGGCTTGGGATTCATCAGGGCGTTTACTGGCCGGCGGAGAAAGCGAATTTGGTTACTATTCATCGGAATCGGGCTCATTGCACTATACCTCGTTGACTGCGTTAGTGGATTCGGTTGACCGCGATTTTCTCGAAGTCTGGGACGTCGTTGTAATCGGGCATGATGCTTATTTTCAGGCTTCAGGGAAAATTTTAAAATGGTCGGGACAAACCATAAAAACGATTCCTGCCTTAAGCCGGCTCTTCAACATCTTTCAGATCCACGGTCAACTGTGGTCGAGTCAGGCCGGACGCGGTTTAGTCCGATTGGATGGCGATTCTTTAAAATTGCTGCCCGGCGGTGAAGCATTCGCCAATCTCCGCATCTCCAATGGACTCGCGATCGATTCCGATCGCGTATTACTGACAACGCGTGAAGGAATTTTCGTTTATCAAAACGGACAGGTTACCCGTTTTAAAACTTCGAACGATGATTTGATGCGCCGTGCAAATACTTACCGGCTTACTCTGTTGACCGGCGGCCAAATTGCCGTCATGACTATCCGTGAAGGTGTGATTATTATGAACTCCAGCGGCGTCATTACCGATATATACAATTCAGCCAGCGGACTGTCCAACCAAACCACTGTGTTCGGATATGAAGATCGCCAGCGAGGATTATGGGTGTGTAATCAAAGCGGTTTAACCCGTATAGAAACTGGGTCGCCGTTTAAAATGTATTCCACAGCTTCAGGCTTCAAACATTATACGTATACCATTGCAGGCGGAGGAAATGATTTGTACGTCAGCACCGAAGCGCCTGTGTATATCCTCCGCAATGGTGCCATGACGCAATTTCCCGCGATCAAAACACGCGCTATCGGCATAATTTCGAGAGGCTCCTCCACCTTGATCGCTACGGCCGACGGCATTTATGAAATATCAAACGGAAGCGAGCGATTGATTTTCAATGAAAGTACTAAAACGCTTTACAACTCACCTACTGATCCTAATGTCTTGTACGCAACTCTGAGTGAGGGTAATTTGGTAAGGTTGACAAAAACCGGCTCCACTTGGCAATCCGAACGAATAGCCGAATTTGTAGCCGATGCGAGATTGTCCATGTTGGAAGACGGTGAATATTTATGGATCGGCACTTCGGGCAATGGTTATTTCAGAATACATATTCCATCGCGCCGACTGGAACATTTCACTGAAAAGAACGGATTGCTACGATCAGGCAATAACCAAGTTACCGCATTCGAAGGGCGACCCGCTTTTGCAACTGATTTAGGACTGCTCCGATTCGATTCAACTGCCCAAATGTTTTACGAAGATTCCGTGTACGCACAACTGGGTTTTCGCGATTCGTCACAAGTTTTCCGTGCGGAAGAAATCGGTGATAAACTCTGGATGTTCGTCAGTGATACGCTAGGATATGCTCAGAAAGATAACAACGGCCGTTGGCGATGGTACCCGAATCTATTTTACAGAATCCAGTCCATGGGTGCTGTGTTTAATTTTTATTCCGATCGCGACAGCATTATGTGGATCACGTCGGAAGGCGGGCTAATCAGAATTGATTTAAAAAGAATCAACCTTTCGGTGCCGTCATATTCCACCCTGATCTCCGGAATCGTTATTGATAATGAGCGCTACAATTTTCATGAGCATTCATCCAATCTTATTCCATACGGATTCGGCAACATGCGTTTTCTATTCACTGCGCCGGTCTACGACGATGAGTCTCAAAATCGTTTCCAATTCTACATGGAGGGATTCGACGACACGTGGTCGGACTGGATGTATGAAAATCAAAAAGACTATACCCGGCTTTCAGAAGGTCAATATACTTTCCACGTTCGATCTAAAAATATTTACGATAACATCGGCAATGAAGCGGTTGTGGCATTTCAGGTTTTGCCGCCATGGTACAGAACGGCATGGATGTACAGTGTGTACATTTTGATAATCGGCGGATTCGTATATGCGGCCGCACAATGGCGTTCGCGACAACTGCTTGAAGATAAACGGCGGCTTGAAAAAATTATCGATGAGCGTACCGAAAAAATCCGTGAACAGGCCCAACGGCTCGAGGAATTGGATCAAACCAAATCTCGCTTTTTTGCCAATATTTCACATGAATTTCGTACGCCTTTAACATTGATTATCGGTCCGCTTGAAGATTTTTTAAATCAAACCGACGAACATTCCGGCGCATACAGAGTCATGCTGAAACACGCGCGCCGTTTACTCAGGCTTATTAATCAAATTCTCGATATCGCTAAACTTGAAAATCGAAGCATGCGGTTGACCGTTGCCCCGGTCGATATCCATTTTGTAAAAGCGATCGTTCAATCCTTCGCTTCTCTCGCCGATCGAAAAAACTTAACGCTCGAATTTACCGAAAAAATCAACGGATCGATTTATCCCGTCGATCAGGATAAATTCGAAAAGATCATCTATAATCTTGTTTCGAATGCCATCAAATTTACTCCTGCCGGAGGGCGTGTAGAGATTGCTTTAAGTGAATGGCCGCCTGACCGGGAATTTCCATCCGGAAGCCTTGGTTTTGAAGTATCCGATACAGGAATTGGCATTCCGTCCGACCGGGTCGATAAAATTTTCGACCGTTTCTATCAAGTAGATGCGACCATTTCACGCGATCAAGAAGGAACCGGCATCGGTCTCGCTCTGACGAAAGAATTAGTCGAACTTCATCACGGTAAGATCAGCGTTCAAAACAAGCAAAGTATCGGTACGCGTTTTATAGTTCAATTGCCTAAAAACCTTTCCGACTATCAACCGAATGAAATTACAGAGACTCCAACTTCGGGCACCCAGCCCGGTGAATTGGAACACAGTGTTTTGGAAACATCTGCGAACCGTATTGAAACGGTTCCTTCCGCCAACAGTGAATTGATTTTGATTGTAGAAGATAATCCCGACGTTCAGCATTATATCGGCGAACATTTATCGTCTTACCGGATATTGTACGCCAAAGACGGCAATGAAGGTTTGGAAATTGCCGGGCGAGAGATTCCCGATCTCATTGTCAGCGACGTCATGATGCCTCGAAAAGACGGTTATGCATTTCTTCGGGATCTTCGTGCCGATCAACGAACCAATCATATTCCAGTCATTTTGTTAACCGCGCGTGCCGATCGCGATCATAAGCTTGAAGGATTAGAAATTGGCGCGGATGAATACATGGTCAAACCTTTCGATTCAAAAGAACTATCCGTGCGTGTCCGGAACCTGATCGAACTCCGCCGGCAATTACGCGAAAAGTTTTCAAAAAATTTCTTCGATCCGGTAGGTTCCAAAGATATCCAATCGGCTGACGAACGTTTTATTCAGAAAATCTGCGAAGCGATCGATCACGAAATGACCAACCCCGATTTTGGCGTGGAGGATCTCGGTAAAATCATCGGCCTCAGCCGATTCCAACTCAGCCGCAAATTAACGGCCATTACTGGGCAATCTCCGACCGAATTTATCCGGTCTATGCGGCTTAAACGCGCCTATCACCTTCTCAAAAACAAAACAGGCAATGTTACCGAAGTTGCCTATGATGTCGGATTCAATAATCTTTCCTATTTTGCCAAATGCTTTAAAGATCAATTTGGCACCAATCCCTCGGATATTTAG
- a CDS encoding T9SS type A sorting domain-containing protein yields the protein MKFVSLMCTILMIGLTVPDIRSQSLDQFWNHEFAQEGVNGPVHAVLYNPTNKILYVGGEFTTAGGVPAKNLAQWDGWTWSQVGGGVDGTVLSLAKDGVSTTGLYVGGGFHNVGGSPANYLAHWNGSSWSSPGGGCNQAVWSMLFFSGDLYIGGDFTTAGGVSASHIARYSGGNFYAMGSGFNNNVTAIEAVGSTIYAGGTFTQSGDSATANIAQWTGTAWQKVGGGTSGFVFALESDGTNLYAGGTFQFAGGILCNNVAKWNGSSWSAFNNGVNGSVYALLYSYSELYVGGSFNATDHFGNPVQNYIIWSSSEWSAYRGYANNAVRAITLRNDLPVVGGDFTQFGLYTSTGSSPSNHLAIYNSSLYEYTPIGKVLNLYVDALAVTPTALYVSGLFNAIGDSAFRKVAKWNGVTWEPLGSGINSTWGQARTLATHDNDVYVGGYFDQAGGSSAGNIAKWNGSSWNNMAGGVNGGVQSIKYDPAYEYIYAGGYFTSAGGGGGKYIARYNGTNWSVLGSDDLDSAVVALDVDLDNGDVYAGGLFTTGDGKTLNHVAKWNGASWSNLGAGIDGPVYAVKYVRPYLYVGGQFTHAGGVEAKNIARWNGFTWEALGSGIGSDPDDVVRAIEAYSEYIYAGGRFGIAGGIAASGVARWDGHQWSAMGSTSDPYDNQTVVTIAAGNYDIYFGGIQSRMGGQISHRLDVFTNVPPIRYTTASDRTLDEDSGTDTLTAAPAIEDPDPDLLTTSVVSSRPSLATVELHGSRIFITPAHDSSGVLQVYVTATDPAGQSARDTFSVTITPVNDPPILVGYIDNKAYVKNFTKTFVAKLSSMVTDIDNAPASFSYQAVSKQFKVNTTISNDTLYLSGANNQTGLDSVWVQITDGQYSVYDTFTVNISAVNTPPQIVSAIRDTSFFVNTVSPQLIGYLSFIFQDTDGPSPLAYSVFTNGAVGASIAHDSLLVNFGEAGSGQIVVQASDGLNATTDTFTVSIIDNVAPTMFLRALASPVLNRVRFVYGGNEPLSGANVKVNNVTLTTAVNNSLYFSDYDVTSAGNLTVIAVGTDLAGNDGQATRTYQVTHLGKSVVFGSFNIETRGSGYLLLTKTSVEIPEKFRPLSEVVEWTSGNTGEMTVTAVYTSDELDEAKIGIYEFKNGAWNYAGGEGHDGHVTAKVTGQNFAVMYNADHDVMPKDFALEQNFPNPFNPTTTIRYKLATPSHVQIIVYNLLGQQVTKLVDNDLPAGSFQVLWNGKNQFGQSVSSGVYLYRLRAGGRVVQTKKMTMIK from the coding sequence ATGAAGTTTGTATCGCTGATGTGTACGATTCTGATGATCGGGCTTACTGTTCCCGATATACGAAGTCAGAGTCTTGATCAATTTTGGAATCATGAGTTCGCACAGGAAGGTGTGAACGGTCCTGTGCATGCAGTTTTGTATAACCCGACGAATAAGATTTTGTATGTTGGCGGCGAATTTACCACCGCCGGCGGTGTTCCTGCGAAAAATCTCGCTCAATGGGACGGATGGACCTGGTCTCAAGTCGGTGGAGGTGTTGACGGTACAGTACTGAGTTTGGCAAAGGATGGTGTCAGTACGACCGGACTCTATGTCGGCGGAGGTTTTCACAATGTCGGAGGTTCGCCGGCTAATTATTTGGCTCATTGGAACGGTTCATCGTGGAGTTCGCCCGGCGGCGGCTGTAACCAAGCTGTTTGGTCCATGTTATTTTTTTCAGGCGATCTGTACATTGGCGGCGATTTTACAACAGCCGGTGGTGTCAGCGCATCCCATATTGCGCGTTATTCGGGCGGCAATTTCTATGCGATGGGCAGCGGATTTAATAATAATGTAACGGCCATCGAAGCCGTGGGTTCAACTATTTATGCAGGAGGAACTTTCACGCAATCCGGAGATTCAGCGACAGCGAATATTGCGCAATGGACCGGTACCGCATGGCAGAAAGTCGGCGGAGGAACTAGTGGATTCGTTTTTGCACTCGAATCCGATGGTACGAATTTGTATGCAGGCGGTACTTTCCAGTTCGCCGGAGGCATTTTGTGCAATAATGTCGCCAAGTGGAACGGCAGTTCGTGGTCGGCTTTTAATAATGGCGTCAATGGCAGCGTATATGCTTTGCTCTATTCTTATTCTGAACTTTACGTTGGCGGATCTTTCAATGCAACCGACCATTTTGGCAATCCCGTTCAAAATTATATCATCTGGTCATCATCCGAATGGTCAGCCTATCGCGGATATGCCAATAATGCTGTCCGTGCCATTACTTTGAGAAACGACTTACCCGTCGTTGGCGGAGACTTTACACAATTCGGACTTTATACATCGACAGGCTCGTCACCTTCTAATCATTTGGCCATCTATAACTCAAGTTTATACGAATACACTCCAATTGGCAAAGTATTGAATTTATATGTAGATGCGCTCGCAGTCACCCCTACTGCTCTATATGTTAGCGGACTTTTTAATGCAATCGGCGATTCGGCATTCCGCAAAGTAGCAAAATGGAACGGAGTTACATGGGAACCGCTAGGTTCTGGGATCAACTCTACCTGGGGCCAGGCAAGAACATTAGCTACGCACGACAATGACGTCTATGTTGGAGGTTATTTCGACCAAGCTGGTGGAAGTTCGGCCGGAAACATAGCAAAATGGAACGGTTCATCGTGGAATAACATGGCCGGAGGTGTTAATGGAGGCGTTCAATCCATTAAATACGATCCGGCTTATGAGTATATCTACGCCGGAGGGTATTTTACGTCAGCCGGCGGAGGAGGTGGAAAATATATCGCAAGGTACAACGGTACAAATTGGTCTGTGTTGGGATCGGATGACCTTGATTCCGCAGTGGTGGCATTGGATGTTGACCTTGACAACGGTGATGTTTACGCCGGTGGCTTATTTACTACAGGCGATGGCAAGACTTTAAATCACGTCGCAAAGTGGAACGGAGCATCTTGGTCGAATCTAGGCGCAGGAATTGACGGTCCTGTTTACGCCGTTAAGTATGTCAGACCCTATTTATACGTAGGCGGGCAATTCACACATGCAGGCGGTGTCGAAGCCAAAAATATAGCACGATGGAATGGATTCACATGGGAAGCTCTCGGAAGCGGCATCGGCTCCGATCCCGATGACGTCGTACGGGCCATTGAAGCCTATAGCGAATATATCTACGCCGGAGGTCGTTTTGGTATAGCCGGAGGTATAGCCGCTTCCGGTGTTGCTCGATGGGACGGTCATCAATGGTCAGCCATGGGCAGTACATCCGATCCGTACGATAATCAGACCGTCGTCACGATTGCTGCAGGGAATTACGATATCTATTTTGGTGGAATTCAAAGCCGAATGGGTGGACAAATTTCTCACCGCCTCGACGTTTTTACTAATGTTCCTCCGATTCGCTATACGACGGCATCGGACAGAACATTGGATGAAGATAGCGGAACGGACACGCTTACGGCCGCACCAGCTATTGAAGATCCCGATCCGGACCTGCTCACAACAAGCGTGGTCAGCAGCCGTCCTTCACTTGCTACGGTTGAACTTCATGGATCGAGAATCTTCATTACTCCGGCTCATGACTCAAGCGGCGTACTTCAGGTATATGTAACCGCCACCGATCCGGCCGGACAATCGGCGCGCGATACGTTCTCCGTAACGATCACGCCGGTAAACGATCCGCCTATTTTGGTCGGTTATATTGACAACAAGGCCTACGTCAAAAATTTCACCAAAACGTTTGTGGCCAAACTTTCATCGATGGTAACCGATATCGACAATGCGCCGGCCAGTTTCAGCTATCAAGCCGTATCGAAACAATTCAAAGTCAACACGACCATCTCCAATGATACGCTATACCTGAGCGGCGCTAATAATCAAACCGGGTTGGATTCGGTTTGGGTTCAGATCACTGACGGGCAATATTCTGTATATGATACATTTACAGTTAATATTTCTGCGGTCAATACGCCGCCCCAAATTGTCAGCGCGATCAGGGACACGAGCTTTTTTGTCAATACGGTTTCGCCGCAATTGATCGGTTATTTGTCGTTCATATTTCAGGATACAGACGGCCCCAGCCCTCTCGCCTATTCCGTATTTACCAATGGCGCTGTAGGCGCTTCCATTGCTCACGACAGTCTTTTGGTTAATTTCGGCGAAGCCGGTTCCGGCCAAATCGTCGTGCAGGCAAGCGATGGATTGAATGCGACCACGGACACTTTTACCGTCAGCATCATTGACAACGTCGCACCGACGATGTTTCTCCGCGCACTCGCCTCGCCTGTACTCAATCGTGTGCGGTTTGTTTACGGCGGTAATGAACCGCTTAGTGGCGCGAACGTAAAAGTCAATAACGTCACACTAACAACAGCCGTCAATAATTCACTGTATTTCTCCGATTATGACGTTACAAGCGCCGGTAATCTCACCGTGATCGCCGTCGGAACTGATCTCGCCGGCAACGACGGTCAGGCTACGCGAACTTACCAAGTGACGCATCTCGGCAAATCCGTAGTATTCGGCTCATTCAATATCGAAACGCGCGGTTCAGGATACCTCTTACTCACCAAAACATCCGTTGAGATTCCTGAAAAATTCCGTCCGTTATCGGAAGTTGTCGAATGGACATCGGGTAATACCGGTGAAATGACCGTTACGGCTGTGTATACATCGGATGAATTGGACGAAGCTAAGATTGGAATTTATGAATTCAAAAACGGTGCGTGGAATTACGCCGGCGGCGAGGGTCACGACGGTCATGTGACGGCTAAAGTCACCGGTCAGAATTTCGCCGTGATGTACAATGCCGATCACGACGTCATGCCCAAAGATTTTGCGCTCGAACAAAATTTCCCCAATCCTTTTAATCCGACGACCACGATCCGGTATAAACTGGCCACTCCGTCGCACGTTCAGATCATTGTTTATAATCTTCTCGGACAGCAAGTAACCAAATTAGTCGACAACGATCTGCCGGCAGGTTCATTCCAGGTTTTATGGAACGGCAAAAATCAATTCGGTCAGTCGGTATCGAGCGGTGTGTACCTTTATCGCCTGCGTGCCGGCGGCCGCGTGGTGCAAACTAAAAAAATGACGATGATCAAATAG
- a CDS encoding response regulator, producing MFDTPNKIKKILIAEDDVNIRLLTQQMLEAFDYETIAVENGLAAWNLLEKEEFDLVLTDIMMPMLSGTDLVKRIRESKNYLLPIIVVSGSHVDLFDTMEVGNTKTLAKPFQLETLIRLIQSFETHIVIPA from the coding sequence ATGTTCGATACGCCTAACAAAATAAAAAAAATCCTCATTGCTGAAGATGACGTTAATATTCGTCTTCTCACTCAGCAGATGCTGGAAGCTTTCGATTATGAAACTATTGCAGTTGAAAACGGGCTGGCAGCATGGAATCTTTTGGAAAAAGAAGAATTTGATCTCGTACTGACCGATATTATGATGCCGATGTTGAGCGGAACTGATTTGGTCAAACGTATACGGGAAAGTAAAAATTATCTTTTACCGATCATTGTCGTTTCGGGGTCGCATGTGGATTTATTTGACACGATGGAAGTTGGCAATACAAAGACATTGGCAAAACCGTTTCAATTGGAAACGTTAATCCGGTTGATTCAATCGTTTGAAACGCACATCGTGATTCCGGCTTAG
- a CDS encoding DUF1080 domain-containing protein: MLRNIIFYVFSILLTSHAFSQTSVTIPADTAHWDLQGKAKIADYQGHSCIFLEGGVAVLKEIEIRDGVIDVDINAPIAPKGFFGIEFRATADGLHSEYVYLRPHKSGLPDAIQYTPVLNTGLNWQIYSGPGFTAGIDIPKDTWFHLRLEITGAQAKLFVGDMNNPALVMSDLKTDVQKGQIALSVLTGPTYFSNFQIKKTPDAAWKHTLPPMPRGILTKWSLSRDYDGLKRNAEIPLTSAEMDTMPWQNVEAESPGFVTIYRYRMAPHLRVTFATDFSTRLDPQPGTKLIYARTNIESDRDQVKKLHLGYSDEVCVFLNGKIIFQGRSAQNFRDPGFLGIMDPENDAVYLPLKKGRNELVLAIRELGGGWGFIGRLDE, translated from the coding sequence ATGTTACGGAATATAATTTTTTATGTATTTAGCATTCTTTTGACGTCACATGCTTTTTCGCAGACATCGGTAACTATCCCCGCCGATACGGCACATTGGGATTTGCAGGGAAAAGCAAAAATAGCCGACTATCAGGGACATTCGTGTATTTTCCTGGAAGGCGGCGTGGCGGTTTTGAAAGAAATTGAAATCCGCGACGGCGTGATCGACGTCGATATCAATGCTCCGATTGCTCCGAAAGGTTTTTTTGGAATTGAGTTCCGCGCCACTGCCGACGGGCTTCATTCTGAATACGTGTATCTCCGACCGCACAAGTCCGGCCTTCCTGACGCGATTCAATATACGCCCGTGCTGAATACCGGACTTAATTGGCAGATTTACAGCGGACCGGGATTCACCGCCGGCATCGATATCCCGAAAGACACGTGGTTCCATCTCCGGCTTGAAATCACAGGCGCGCAGGCCAAACTTTTCGTTGGCGATATGAATAATCCCGCACTGGTGATGAGCGATTTAAAAACGGACGTTCAAAAAGGTCAGATAGCATTGAGCGTTCTCACGGGCCCAACCTATTTCAGTAATTTTCAAATCAAGAAAACGCCCGACGCAGCCTGGAAACATACTTTACCGCCAATGCCGCGCGGCATCCTGACGAAATGGAGTTTGTCACGTGATTACGACGGTTTGAAACGCAATGCGGAAATTCCGCTTACATCCGCTGAAATGGACACGATGCCTTGGCAAAATGTGGAAGCGGAATCGCCCGGATTTGTGACGATCTACCGGTATCGCATGGCACCGCATCTGCGAGTAACATTCGCGACCGATTTTTCAACGCGCCTCGATCCGCAGCCTGGAACTAAGCTCATATACGCACGTACGAATATCGAATCCGATCGCGACCAGGTCAAAAAGCTCCACCTTGGTTATAGCGACGAAGTCTGCGTTTTTCTCAATGGCAAGATCATATTCCAAGGTCGCAGCGCACAAAACTTCCGCGACCCGGGTTTCCTCGGAATCATGGATCCGGAAAACGACGCAGTCTATCTGCCGCTGAAAAAAGGCCGTAATGAACTGGTATTGGCTATCCGTGAACTCGGCGGTGGATGGGGATTTATTGGAAGACTGGATGAATGA
- a CDS encoding DUF1684 domain-containing protein encodes MPYRILVGLIFLSVIGCSNKKPLPVDPDYVQSIQEWHQKRIARLKTETGWLNLVGLLWLKEGENTFGSDSSNAIIFPPTAPAKAGTFILHDGHVSIRVNKGVDILSNGKPVKEMALNSDADSNTTRLEMGSFRFNIIKRGHEYGIRLRDLESPLVKNFTDIETYPIDPAWRVEAHLEPYDPPKQIFVPTVLNTIDTTECFGAVVFELDGKTYRIDPVAKKTDDELFLIFGDQTNGKETYGGGRFIYIPNFDSTGKTILDFNKAYNPPCVFTEFATCPLPPQQNKLPIQILAGEKTFGHRKH; translated from the coding sequence ATGCCCTACCGCATCCTCGTCGGCCTCATCTTTTTGAGCGTTATTGGTTGCTCGAATAAAAAGCCTCTGCCTGTCGATCCTGACTACGTCCAATCAATTCAGGAATGGCACCAGAAACGTATCGCTCGCCTGAAAACAGAAACAGGTTGGCTGAATTTAGTCGGATTACTCTGGCTCAAAGAAGGTGAAAATACTTTTGGAAGCGATTCTTCGAATGCCATCATCTTCCCGCCCACGGCGCCTGCAAAAGCTGGAACGTTCATCTTGCATGACGGACACGTATCGATCCGCGTGAATAAAGGTGTCGATATACTATCGAATGGAAAACCAGTCAAAGAAATGGCGCTCAATTCCGACGCCGATTCCAATACCACGCGTCTGGAAATGGGATCGTTTCGTTTTAACATCATTAAGCGCGGACACGAATACGGAATCCGCCTGCGGGATCTCGAAAGCCCATTGGTAAAGAACTTCACCGATATCGAAACCTATCCTATCGATCCGGCGTGGCGCGTGGAAGCGCATTTGGAACCGTATGATCCGCCGAAACAGATATTCGTCCCGACAGTTCTGAACACGATCGATACGACGGAATGTTTTGGCGCTGTCGTGTTCGAACTCGACGGCAAAACGTATCGCATCGATCCTGTCGCCAAAAAAACGGATGACGAACTTTTTCTCATCTTCGGCGACCAGACAAACGGTAAAGAAACCTACGGAGGCGGACGATTTATCTACATTCCAAATTTCGATTCAACCGGAAAAACTATTTTGGATTTCAATAAAGCATACAATCCTCCGTGTGTCTTTACCGAATTTGCAACTTGCCCTCTCCCGCCTCAACAAAACAAGTTACCGATTCAAATCCTAGCCGGTGAAAAAACCTTCGGTCACCGTAAACATTAA
- the pyrR gene encoding bifunctional pyr operon transcriptional regulator/uracil phosphoribosyltransferase PyrR translates to MNLYKSNYTVKSKVMDETDLQRVVSRIAHEIIEKNRGANNLAIIGMRTRGEFLAKRIAEKIQEYEKVLVKVGILDVSFYRDDTRARLKQPMVQSTEVPFDVNEMNIVLVDDVLFTGRSVRAALDAIMDFGRPNRVELAVLVDRGRRELPIQPDYVGKVVTTSSNEEIRVKMKECDDSDEVLLVNVEK, encoded by the coding sequence ATGAATTTGTATAAAAGCAATTACACGGTAAAATCCAAAGTTATGGACGAAACCGATCTGCAACGCGTTGTATCCCGCATCGCGCATGAAATCATCGAGAAGAATCGCGGTGCCAATAACCTCGCGATTATCGGTATGCGCACACGCGGCGAATTTTTGGCCAAACGAATTGCGGAGAAAATTCAGGAATATGAGAAAGTTCTCGTCAAAGTCGGTATTCTTGACGTGAGTTTTTACAGAGATGACACGCGCGCAAGGCTCAAACAGCCGATGGTGCAGAGTACGGAAGTCCCGTTTGACGTCAATGAAATGAATATCGTACTCGTGGACGATGTGCTGTTCACAGGCCGTTCGGTCCGTGCGGCGCTCGATGCTATCATGGATTTCGGCAGGCCAAATCGCGTCGAACTTGCTGTACTTGTCGATCGCGGCCGGCGTGAATTGCCGATACAGCCCGACTACGTCGGAAAAGTTGTGACCACGTCTTCGAATGAAGAAATACGCGTGAAAATGAAAGAATGCGACGATAGTGATGAAGTATTGCTCGTGAACGTAGAAAAATAA